A region of the Denitrificimonas caeni genome:
GGTTTGATGCCTTCTCGGGACTGGAAACGCAATCGTTATCGGCAGCCTTGGTATCCGGGCGAAACTTTAATTTTAGGTATTGGCCAGGGGTATATGCAGACCACGCCGTTACAGCTAGCGCAAGCCACAGCCTTGATGGCATCTAAAGGTAAATGGATTCGCCCACATTTGGCTCGAAGTGTTGGTGGCCTGCAACCCATTGTCGATGCGCAAGAGCCGCCTGATATTGTCTTGCGTGATGAGAAGTTTTGGGAGCCGGCACGTTTAGGCATGGAGAACGTTTTGCACGGTGCCCGTGGTACAGCGCGCAAAGTGGGCGATACAGCCCAATACCGCATAGCAGGTAAAAGCGGTACTGCGCAAGTTGTGGCCATTAAGCAAGGTGAGCGCTATGACCGCGATAAAGTGCAAGAACGGCATCGCGATCATGCGCTATTTATTGCTTATGCACCGGCTGAAAACCCGGCGATTGCTGTGGCTGTCATGATTGAAAACGGTGAGTCTGGCTCCGGAGTCGCCGCTCCGATTGCTAAGCAAGTATTAGACGCCTGGTTGTTGGATGAGGATGGTGAGCTAAAAGTGCAGTATCAAACAGAGGCGCAGCGCGAAATCAGCGAGGTAAGGCCATGAGTCGTGGTTTCGATCGCGTATTGTCTGAAGGTGATGTGCTGCGTCGCCGTGCATCTATTTTACAGCGCATACACATTGATGGCTGGCTGGTGTTTTTATTATTAATGCTCGGCACCATTGGTTTGTTTGTGTTGTATTCGGCGGGTGGTAAAGACGAAAGCTTATTGATAAAACAAGCATCTTCGTTTGGCGTTGGCTTATTGGTGATGGTCGTGGTGGCACAATTGGAGCCACGCTTTATGGCCAGCTGGTCACCTTTACTTTATGTCATAGGCGTGGCGCTGCTAGTCGTAGTCGATGTCATCGGGCATAAAGCTATGGGGGCTACACGCTGGATCAGTATTCCCGGAGTGGTGCGTTTTCAGCCCGCTGAGTTGATGAAGTTATTTATGCCGATGACCTTAGCTTGGTATCTGGCGCGCCATAATTTGCCGCCATCGCCCAAGCGCATCTTGATTAGTGTTGTTTTAATTGCGCTCCCTGCCGCCCTTATTGCGCGCCAGCCGGATCTAGGTACAGCGATGTTGGTTGCCGTGTCTGGGGTGTTTGTGTTGTTTTTAGGAGGCTTGCGCTGGCGCTGGATACTCGGAGCTATTGCCGCGTTTGTTCCGGCTGCAGTGGGGATGTGGATGTTTGTAATGCATCAATATCAAAAGCAGCGTGTCCTAACGTTTTTAAACCCAGAGAGTGATCCGCTGGGCAGTGGTTGGAATATTATTCAATCTAAAGCTGCGATTGGCTCAGGTGGTGTATTTGGCAAAGGCTGGCTACTCGGCACACAGTCGCATTTGGACTTCTTACCTGAAAGTCATACAGACTTTATTATTGCGGTACTGGGTGAGGAGTTTGGCCTGGTTGGTATCTGCTTGCTGTTTTTAGTGTATTTGCTCTTGATTGCCCGCGCGCTGGTGATTACCTTACAAGCGCAAACCGTTTTCGGCAAAATATTGGCAGGCTCAATTACTTTAACCTTTTTTATCTATGTGTTTGTTAACGTGGGAATGGTCAGTGGTTTACTGCCTATTGTTGGGGTGCCGCTGCCATTTATAAGTTACGGCGGAACTTCTTTGGTTACGCTCTTGTCTGGGTTTGGTATTTTAATGGCAATTCATACACACCGTAAATGGATTGCTCACTCTTAAGGGTTTTACATGCAAACTGTGTTATTTCGAATGAAAAAAATAGTCGCGTGCTTAGGTTTAACGCTGGCGGCAACTCAGGTTCTTGCGCAAGATAATAACTATGCGCAGCATCCCTTAACAGATCCATTTATTAAAGAAATGAGTGCCGAGTTTGGTTTTGTTGGCGAATCACTGCAGGAGTTGTTTTCACAAGCGGAGCGCAAACAAGCTATTTTAGATGCTATTTCACGGCCTGCCGAGCGGGTTAAGCTGTGGAAAGAGTACCGTCCTATTTTTATCACTCAGTCGCGCCTAGATAAAGGCCTTGAATTCTGGGAGGAAAACGCTGAAGCCCTGCAGCGTGCAGAGCAAGAGTATGGTGTGCCTGCTGAGGTGATTGTTGCCATTATAGGAGTGGAAACTATTTATGGCGGCAATACTGGTAGTTACCGTGTGATTGATGCACTGTCGACCTTGGCATTTGATTACCCGCCACGGGCCCCGTTTTTCCGCCAGCAACTCAAAGAGTATTTGTTGCTGACGCGCGAGGAGCAAGTGGATCCTTTAAGTTTGAAAGGATCTTATGCCGGAGCAATGGGGTTGCCGCAGTTTATGCCGGGAAGTTTCCGAGCTTATGCTGTTGATTTTGATGATGACGGCCATATTGATATTTGGCAAAACCCTACTGATGCCGTCGGCAGTGTGGCAAACTATTTTATTAAGCATGGTTGGAAGCCAGGCCAAAAAGTCGTGGTGCGCGCTGATGTGAACAATGTAAAGACTGCAGAGCAGGGATTATCTGATAGCCTTGATCCGAAAATTACTGTCCAAGAGTTGCAAAATTTAAGTTGGACCCCCCGTGAGCCCTTAGAGCAGGGGCGCAAGGTTACAGCTTTCCGTTTGGATGCTGATGCGGGCAGTGAGTACTGGATTGGTTTAGAGAATTTTCAAGCCATTACGCGCTATAATCGTAGTGTAATGTATGCCATGGCAGTGAATGAGTTGGCTGAGCAGTTAGCCGCCGCACGTAAGGAATAGCAATGTTGAAGCACAGTATGCAGGTGTTGACTGCAACTGCTCTAGCTATAGCGCTGATCAGTTGCTCGTCGAGCAGCCCGAAAGGACCACAGCCGCAACCCGTCATACGTGATGGGTCGATTAGTGGTCCAGCCAATTTTAAGCAATCAAGCAGCGATGGTGCGCCTTGGTGGTCGGTTGACGTTTCCCGTATTCCCGATGCTGTACCTATGCCGCATAACGGTAATTATAAAGCAGCGCCATACACTGTGATGGGCAGTCGTTATTTCCCAATTCAAGATGCGCGCAAGTATAAAATGACTGGTACTGCATCGTGGTACGGCACTAAGTTTCATGGTCGCGATACCGCTAACGGTGAAACCTTTGATTTATATGGGATGACCGCTG
Encoded here:
- the rodA gene encoding rod shape-determining protein RodA, translating into MSRGFDRVLSEGDVLRRRASILQRIHIDGWLVFLLLMLGTIGLFVLYSAGGKDESLLIKQASSFGVGLLVMVVVAQLEPRFMASWSPLLYVIGVALLVVVDVIGHKAMGATRWISIPGVVRFQPAELMKLFMPMTLAWYLARHNLPPSPKRILISVVLIALPAALIARQPDLGTAMLVAVSGVFVLFLGGLRWRWILGAIAAFVPAAVGMWMFVMHQYQKQRVLTFLNPESDPLGSGWNIIQSKAAIGSGGVFGKGWLLGTQSHLDFLPESHTDFIIAVLGEEFGLVGICLLFLVYLLLIARALVITLQAQTVFGKILAGSITLTFFIYVFVNVGMVSGLLPIVGVPLPFISYGGTSLVTLLSGFGILMAIHTHRKWIAHS
- the mltB gene encoding lytic murein transglycosylase B: MQTVLFRMKKIVACLGLTLAATQVLAQDNNYAQHPLTDPFIKEMSAEFGFVGESLQELFSQAERKQAILDAISRPAERVKLWKEYRPIFITQSRLDKGLEFWEENAEALQRAEQEYGVPAEVIVAIIGVETIYGGNTGSYRVIDALSTLAFDYPPRAPFFRQQLKEYLLLTREEQVDPLSLKGSYAGAMGLPQFMPGSFRAYAVDFDDDGHIDIWQNPTDAVGSVANYFIKHGWKPGQKVVVRADVNNVKTAEQGLSDSLDPKITVQELQNLSWTPREPLEQGRKVTAFRLDADAGSEYWIGLENFQAITRYNRSVMYAMAVNELAEQLAAARKE